From Paenibacillus sp. V4I7, one genomic window encodes:
- a CDS encoding sugar ABC transporter permease — translation MRDTVINKMPEKTVAKSFRSNSFRRLVKENIALFALTLPAILYYLIFHYTPMFGVILAFKDYKYSDGILGSSWVGFKNFEYFFTSMDAWRITRNTVSYASVFIVLGNIAAVTVALLLFEVRGKLALKFYQTSMIMPKFLSWVLVGYMTYALFNPSLGYFNQLIQFFGFDSLDVYSNSNYWPYIIVTVEIWKTVGLSSIIYYAALMSVDPELFEAAKIDGAGKMRQIFAISLPSLSPVLTIIIILAIGNLFRGDFGLFYQIPRDIGVLYPTTDVIDTYVYRGLRAGDFGISAAVGLFQSVVGLILIVISNWIVTKVRPENALF, via the coding sequence ATGAGAGATACGGTTATAAATAAGATGCCTGAAAAAACAGTTGCAAAGTCTTTCAGGAGTAATTCATTTAGACGATTAGTTAAAGAGAATATAGCATTATTTGCCCTAACCTTACCGGCAATTCTATATTACCTCATTTTTCACTATACGCCGATGTTCGGTGTCATACTCGCTTTTAAAGATTATAAGTATAGCGATGGCATTCTAGGGAGTTCTTGGGTCGGTTTCAAAAATTTCGAATACTTCTTCACATCCATGGATGCATGGCGGATTACTAGAAATACAGTAAGCTATGCTAGTGTATTTATCGTCTTGGGAAATATAGCAGCTGTCACAGTTGCACTCTTGTTATTTGAGGTTCGTGGGAAATTGGCATTGAAATTCTATCAAACATCTATGATTATGCCGAAATTTTTATCATGGGTACTAGTTGGGTATATGACGTATGCGTTATTCAATCCCTCATTAGGTTATTTCAACCAACTGATCCAATTTTTCGGTTTTGATTCGCTAGATGTTTACTCCAATTCCAATTATTGGCCATATATTATCGTCACTGTCGAAATTTGGAAGACGGTTGGATTAAGCTCCATCATTTATTACGCAGCCTTAATGAGCGTTGACCCGGAATTGTTTGAAGCGGCTAAAATTGATGGTGCAGGAAAAATGAGACAAATATTCGCTATTTCACTTCCGTCACTTAGCCCTGTTTTAACTATCATTATCATTCTGGCGATTGGTAACCTGTTTAGAGGAGATTTTGGCTTATTTTATCAAATACCAAGGGATATCGGCGTGTTGTATCCAACAACGGATGTCATTGACACTTACGTATATCGTGGATTACGAGCAGGGGACTTCGGTATATCAGCTGCTGTTGGATTGTTCCAATCGGTGGTCGGACTTATCCTAATCGTGATCAGTAACTGGATTGTAACGAAAGTAAGACCGGAAAATGCTCTATTCTAA